In one Mycobacterium sp. NBC_00419 genomic region, the following are encoded:
- a CDS encoding PPOX class F420-dependent oxidoreductase, producing MELSDEAIAFLSEGTRTGKLGYVAADGRPLVVPIWFIVDGQQLVFNTGRETAKGRALQRDPRVVICVDDQTPPFSFVQVQGVATTGEDPDELLDTATRIASRYMGAERADQYGRRNAVPGELVVRITPTKVITGFNVAD from the coding sequence ATGGAACTCTCTGACGAGGCGATCGCGTTTCTGTCCGAAGGGACTCGCACTGGCAAGCTGGGATACGTCGCTGCGGACGGTCGGCCGCTGGTGGTGCCGATCTGGTTCATCGTCGATGGTCAACAGCTGGTCTTCAACACCGGTCGGGAAACAGCCAAAGGGCGCGCACTGCAACGTGATCCACGTGTGGTCATCTGCGTCGATGATCAGACGCCGCCGTTCTCGTTCGTTCAGGTTCAGGGCGTGGCTACTACAGGTGAGGATCCCGACGAGTTGCTCGATACGGCAACCCGGATCGCAAGCCGGTACATGGGCGCGGAGCGGGCGGACCAGTACGGTCGCCGCAATGCGGTGCCCGGTGAGCTTGTCGTCCGGATAACGCCGACGAAAGTGATCACGGGCTTCAACGTGGCCGACTGA